The following are encoded in a window of Hemitrygon akajei chromosome 24, sHemAka1.3, whole genome shotgun sequence genomic DNA:
- the tsr2 gene encoding pre-rRNA-processing protein TSR2 homolog, protein MAERAPGLFAEGIRTALEAWPAFQVALENGFGGAHSQQKAAWMVTAVEQYFHDNADLESEEVEELLADILDNEFNTVVEDGSLSEVAHQIWSTFTLCQRGQESEVRARIQQLVERRDRVRVEVVPARGSGEEAAEDDSDEDEEEEDGAEAMDCDSQAAPEPRSLCPAAAEGPSREEDPDGWTVVRRKRK, encoded by the exons ATGGCGGAGCGTGCTCCCGGGCTCTTCGCGGAGGGCATCAGGACGGCTCTGGAAGCTTGGCCCGCCTTCCAG GTGGCCTTGGAGAATGGATTCGGGGGAGCTCACAGCCAACAGAAAGCTGCCTGGATGGTGACTGCAGTCGAGCAGTATTTCCATGACAACG CTGACCTGGAGAgcgaggaggtagaggagctgcTGGCGGACATTCTGGATAACGAGTTTAACACGGTGGTAGAGGACGGCAGCCTGTCCGAG GTGGCTCACCAGATCTGGAGCACCTTCACCCTGTGCCAGAGGGGTCAGGAGTCGGAGGTGAGGGCTCGCATCCAGCAGCTGGTGGAGAGGAGGGACCGTGTGCGGGTGGAAGTGGTACCGGCCAGAGGGTCCGGAGAGGAAGCCGCTGAAGACGACAGTGATGAGGATGAGGAGGAGGAAGATGGAGCGGAG GCCATGGACTGCGACAGCCAGGCAGCTCCTGAGCCGAGATCCCTCTGCCCAGCGGCAGCTGAGGGGCCGAGCAGAGAAGAAGATCCTGATGGCTGGACTGTGGTGCGGCGGAAAAGGAAGTAG